A portion of the Candidatus Nitrosotenuis aquarius genome contains these proteins:
- a CDS encoding 30S ribosomal protein S24e gives MSMQVVSDVNNTFLSRREIVCEFPGLAGKLKKLDAADMISKQFKLDGKIIIPISMKSHSGRPTVRGTFYVYDNEELAKKQVNPTIFKRLDKIKAAIAAAAPKEEAPAETPAEASS, from the coding sequence ATGTCAATGCAAGTAGTAAGCGATGTAAACAACACATTCCTCTCAAGAAGAGAGATAGTGTGCGAGTTTCCAGGCTTAGCAGGCAAGCTCAAAAAGCTAGATGCCGCAGACATGATTTCAAAGCAGTTCAAGCTTGACGGCAAGATAATCATTCCAATTTCGATGAAAAGCCACTCCGGCAGACCAACAGTCCGGGGAACTTTTTATGTTTATGACAATGAAGAGTTGGCAAAAAAACAGGTCAACCCAACCATTTTCAAGAGACTGGACAAGATCAAGGCAGCAATTGCGGCAGCCGCTCCAAAAGAGGAGGCTCCTGCAGAAACACCAGCAGAGGCTAGCTCATAA
- a CDS encoding 30S ribosomal protein S27ae, with amino-acid sequence MAGKKEAAKATGVAAYYKIAGDKATKIRKICSRCGKGVFMSEHKNRKTCGKCGLTEFNQ; translated from the coding sequence ATGGCAGGCAAAAAAGAGGCAGCCAAGGCAACCGGCGTTGCAGCATACTATAAAATTGCAGGCGACAAGGCAACCAAGATCAGAAAAATCTGCTCAAGATGCGGCAAGGGCGTGTTCATGTCAGAGCACAAAAACAGAAAGACCTGCGGCAAGTGCGGCCTGACTGAGTTTAATCAGTAG
- a CDS encoding tRNA pseudouridine(54/55) synthase Pus10, protein MEQDKFASVLVVSKKILSEYDLCDNCLGRLFAKKLRLSSYKLLGKKIHKKLGIQNKKCHICKNVFDTLHYYIEKMQDSSSQYQYKTFLVGAKLRPSVLDRDDHIRSQFKLRGIDGIKTSITRELAKQFSRKTNKRQNQAEPDLTLTVDFKTESCEAHSKSLYFSGRYTKPTRDIAQKQKPCSNCLGKGCVSCHRHGMTEFDSVEGMICKYFFDKFGAAQAKITWIGGEDTTSLVLGKGRPFFAKLLNPKKRKLVLPKTISSGKIKIHNLKQIPKIPQGPIQFLSKVTLYITAENPIAPESLAKLDGLAGNTVAIYEKSGKRSEKKIHSVKHALTSPNSFTLEMTLDGGVPLKHFVYGDNIFPNVSDLISIKCALEKFDFDQIQIR, encoded by the coding sequence TTGGAGCAAGACAAGTTTGCATCAGTATTGGTGGTATCAAAGAAAATCCTATCGGAATATGATCTGTGCGATAACTGCCTTGGCAGGCTGTTTGCAAAAAAACTGCGCCTCTCGTCATACAAACTGCTTGGCAAAAAAATCCACAAAAAACTAGGCATTCAAAACAAAAAATGCCACATTTGCAAAAATGTCTTTGATACTCTACACTATTACATTGAAAAGATGCAGGACTCTTCATCGCAATACCAATACAAGACGTTTCTGGTAGGCGCCAAGCTAAGGCCGTCGGTTCTGGACAGGGACGACCACATCAGATCCCAGTTCAAGCTAAGGGGAATTGATGGAATCAAGACAAGCATCACGCGGGAGCTGGCAAAACAATTTTCTCGCAAAACCAACAAAAGGCAAAACCAGGCCGAGCCGGACCTTACTCTGACAGTTGATTTTAAGACAGAGTCCTGCGAGGCTCACTCTAAATCGCTTTATTTCTCAGGAAGATACACCAAGCCAACCCGTGACATTGCGCAAAAACAAAAGCCGTGTTCAAACTGTCTCGGCAAGGGATGCGTTAGCTGCCACAGGCACGGCATGACCGAGTTTGACAGCGTAGAGGGCATGATCTGCAAGTATTTTTTTGACAAGTTCGGCGCAGCTCAGGCAAAGATAACTTGGATTGGCGGCGAGGACACTACAAGCCTTGTCTTGGGCAAGGGCAGGCCGTTTTTTGCCAAGCTCCTAAACCCAAAGAAAAGAAAACTAGTACTGCCAAAGACAATTTCCTCTGGCAAGATCAAAATCCACAACCTCAAGCAAATACCCAAGATTCCGCAGGGACCAATCCAGTTTCTATCCAAAGTTACGCTTTACATCACCGCAGAAAATCCAATCGCGCCGGAAAGTCTTGCAAAGCTTGACGGGCTTGCAGGCAACACAGTTGCAATCTATGAAAAGTCAGGCAAACGATCGGAAAAGAAAATTCATTCTGTAAAACATGCATTGACGTCTCCAAATTCCTTTACACTGGAAATGACACTTGATGGGGGAGTTCCGCTAAAGCACTTTGTGTATGGGGATAACATTTTTCCAAATGTCTCTGATCTGATTTCAATCAAGTGTGCGCTAGAGAAATTTGATTTTGACCAAATACAGATACGCTAA
- a CDS encoding signal recognition particle receptor subunit alpha, protein MLDNLKTGLRAAIKKIVSSSGVDEELIKQLANDVLKSLLAADVKIDLALRIAENLKQRSINETPPPGLSRKDHIIKILYDELAGLLGKENNFEFKPGKLNKVLMLGIQGSGKTTVTGKMAKFLTKQGYKVGVIGADTYRPGALVQLKTNCEKSGVEVYGEENNKDAPGIVKNGLKHFENHALDIMLIDTAGRHKEEKDLLDEMKEIGKVAEPDLALLVIDGTIGQQCYNQAESFHKTVPVGGIIITKLDSSAKGGGALAASAATGAKVMYIGTGERIDDLELFSPTRFVGRLLGMGDIQAVLDLAKRLENEADDVRLKRISSGKMNMDDFYYQLEEVSKVGSLKGFLDNMPGMSGMVKEDQVEQMETRIQRWRYIIQSMSKAEKADPDLLNASRIKRIARGSGWPEHEVKELLKNYKNSKGMMKAAKGRQMQGFLRKMGMG, encoded by the coding sequence ATGCTAGATAATCTCAAGACCGGCCTTCGAGCAGCAATCAAAAAAATAGTCAGCTCTTCCGGGGTGGACGAGGAGCTAATCAAGCAGCTTGCAAACGACGTTCTAAAGTCACTGCTTGCAGCTGATGTCAAAATTGATCTCGCACTGAGAATAGCAGAAAATCTAAAGCAACGCTCCATTAATGAGACTCCGCCGCCCGGATTGTCGCGCAAAGATCACATTATCAAAATTCTATATGACGAGCTGGCAGGATTATTAGGCAAAGAAAACAATTTCGAGTTCAAGCCAGGCAAGCTAAACAAGGTACTGATGCTTGGAATCCAGGGAAGTGGAAAAACTACAGTTACTGGCAAGATGGCAAAATTCCTCACAAAGCAAGGCTACAAGGTGGGAGTAATTGGCGCTGATACCTACAGACCTGGTGCACTAGTCCAGCTAAAGACAAACTGTGAAAAGTCTGGAGTCGAAGTATATGGGGAAGAAAACAACAAGGATGCACCGGGTATAGTCAAAAACGGACTAAAGCACTTTGAGAATCACGCTTTAGATATCATGCTAATTGATACTGCGGGCAGACACAAGGAGGAAAAAGACCTGCTAGATGAGATGAAAGAGATAGGCAAGGTAGCAGAGCCGGATCTTGCACTACTTGTTATAGATGGAACAATAGGACAGCAATGCTACAACCAGGCAGAATCATTTCACAAGACCGTCCCAGTTGGCGGCATCATAATTACAAAACTTGATTCGTCTGCAAAGGGAGGTGGAGCACTGGCGGCCTCTGCGGCAACCGGAGCCAAGGTGATGTACATTGGAACAGGCGAGCGAATCGATGATCTGGAATTGTTCTCACCTACCAGATTTGTTGGCAGGTTACTTGGAATGGGTGACATCCAGGCTGTACTGGACCTGGCAAAAAGACTAGAAAACGAGGCAGACGATGTCAGACTAAAGAGAATCTCTAGCGGAAAGATGAACATGGATGATTTCTATTACCAGCTGGAAGAAGTATCCAAGGTGGGCTCACTCAAGGGATTTTTGGACAACATGCCGGGCATGTCTGGCATGGTAAAAGAAGACCAGGTAGAGCAAATGGAAACTAGAATCCAGCGCTGGCGCTACATCATCCAAAGCATGTCAAAGGCAGAAAAAGCAGACCCTGACTTGCTAAATGCATCAAGGATAAAGAGAATTGCCCGTGGCTCCGGCTGGCCGGAACATGAGGTAAAGGAGCTGCTCAAAAATTACAAAAACTCCAAGGGCATGATGAAGGCGGCCAAGGGCAGACAGATGCAAGGATTTTTGCGCAAAATGGGAATGGGTTAG